One part of the Candidatus Schekmanbacteria bacterium RIFCSPLOWO2_02_FULL_38_14 genome encodes these proteins:
- a CDS encoding adenosylmethionine--8-amino-7-oxononanoate transaminase: MSVNKEKINNKAELESDDKQHIWHPFTQMKEYIEEKPLIIEEGEGVYLKDIYGNSYIDGVSSLWVTTHGHRKKEIDDAIIRQIKKISHSTLLGLANTPAINLAKKLIQIVPQGLEKVFFSDNGSTAVEISLKIAFQYWQQKGEKYKSKTRFASLKNAYHGDTLGAVSVGGIDLFHNIYSPLLFRTFKAKSPYCYRCEDGLSYPDCKLFCAKDLEEILKNNSSEIAALIIEPMVQAAGGMIVFPKGYLKKARELCTKYNVLMITDEVATGFGRTGKMFACEHEKIAPDIMAVAKGITGGYLPLAVTITTKEIYNAFLGEYRELKTFFHGHTYTGNPLACAAALASLKIFEDEKVLDNLQVKISYLKERLQSFYELPGVGDIRQCGFITGIELVKNKASKEYYPLEEKIGVKVIMEARKRGVILRPLGNVIVLMPPLSISQNELRQLVDVTYEAIKAVS, translated from the coding sequence ATGTCTGTAAATAAAGAAAAAATAAATAATAAAGCTGAACTTGAAAGTGATGACAAACAGCATATCTGGCACCCTTTTACCCAGATGAAGGAATATATTGAAGAGAAGCCTCTTATTATTGAAGAAGGAGAGGGGGTTTATTTAAAAGACATTTACGGGAATTCATATATTGATGGTGTTTCATCCCTGTGGGTAACAACACATGGCCACAGGAAAAAAGAGATTGATGATGCAATCATCAGGCAGATAAAAAAAATCTCCCATTCAACACTTCTCGGACTTGCAAATACTCCGGCAATAAACTTAGCAAAAAAACTTATCCAGATAGTGCCTCAAGGATTAGAAAAAGTTTTTTTTTCTGATAACGGCTCTACGGCAGTTGAGATAAGCTTAAAAATTGCCTTCCAGTACTGGCAGCAGAAGGGAGAAAAATATAAAAGCAAAACAAGGTTTGCTTCTTTAAAAAACGCCTATCACGGAGATACTCTCGGCGCGGTAAGCGTTGGAGGGATAGACCTGTTCCATAATATCTACAGCCCGTTGCTCTTCAGGACATTTAAAGCCAAATCCCCTTATTGTTACAGATGCGAAGATGGATTGAGCTATCCTGATTGCAAACTTTTCTGCGCTAAGGATTTAGAAGAAATTTTAAAAAATAACAGCTCTGAAATTGCGGCTTTAATAATTGAGCCAATGGTTCAGGCAGCAGGGGGTATGATTGTCTTTCCGAAGGGGTATCTGAAAAAGGCAAGAGAGCTCTGCACAAAATATAATGTACTGATGATAACTGATGAGGTGGCAACAGGGTTTGGAAGGACAGGCAAAATGTTTGCCTGCGAGCATGAAAAAATAGCTCCTGATATTATGGCTGTTGCAAAGGGGATAACAGGAGGCTACCTGCCTCTGGCAGTAACTATTACTACAAAAGAGATATACAATGCTTTTTTAGGAGAATACAGAGAATTAAAAACTTTCTTTCATGGCCACACATACACAGGAAACCCACTTGCCTGCGCTGCAGCATTAGCCTCTTTAAAAATCTTTGAAGATGAAAAAGTATTGGATAATCTTCAGGTGAAGATTTCATATCTCAAGGAAAGACTCCAGAGTTTTTATGAACTGCCCGGTGTTGGTGATATCCGCCAGTGCGGGTTTATTACAGGAATTGAGCTTGTAAAAAACAAAGCCTCAAAAGAATATTATCCACTGGAGGAAAAAATCGGGGTTAAGGTAATAATGGAGGCAAGAAAAAGGGGTGTAATCCTGCGGCCCCTTGGGAATGTGATTGTCCTGATGCCACCGCTCTCTATATCCCAAAACGAACTCAGACAGCTTGTTGATGTGACATATGAAGCGATTAAGGCTGTGAGTTAG
- a CDS encoding aldehyde ferredoxin oxidoreductase: MHGWRGRVLRVNLTTGTLKEERLDPKVAKDYIGGRGLGIYYLNKELDPRIEPFSTENMMIMAVGPLTGTRVPTGARYMIMTKSPLTGSVTCSNSGGKFPKEMKKSGFDAFIFTGRSEKPVYLWVSNGKYELRSASHLWGKTVNETTDILNGETSPEAKVACIGPAGERLVLFAAVMNDKDRSAARSGVGAVMGSKNLKAVVVRGEGDISLYDGEGFNKLRAGALSKFKEANKDSPPVLRVYGTSYAVGSNQKVGILPTKNFQQSIWEKWEKVSSQTMVDNFLEKPKYCADCPIGCGRGTRVKDPEFEGEGEGPEYETIYAFGPDCLNDNLAAVIKANYICNDLGMDTISMGSAIACAMELYDRGYLPEKDIGQPLKWGDAKAIVEFTRKTGYREGFGDILAQGSYRMAEQYGHPELAMVSKKQDLAGYHPQGIQGMGLAYATSPIGASHMRAQTAYFEVFGVPTIVDPQEWKGKPRLVKIHQDMSSVIDSSGVCYFFAIRYYVRPVLEVTPEGFCNFLNAATGAGYTVEEVEKAGERIFNAERQFMVKAGFSRKDDTLPDRLLKDPMPEGPSKGLVVHLDEMLNEYYKLRGWDQNGIPTKEKLRELGLE, from the coding sequence ATGCACGGATGGAGAGGACGGGTTTTAAGAGTAAATCTTACCACTGGCACACTAAAAGAAGAGAGACTTGATCCAAAAGTTGCAAAGGACTATATTGGAGGCAGAGGGCTTGGCATATATTATCTGAACAAAGAACTGGACCCACGCATTGAGCCCTTTTCCACTGAAAATATGATGATAATGGCTGTGGGACCCCTGACAGGAACAAGAGTTCCAACAGGTGCGCGTTATATGATAATGACAAAATCTCCACTCACCGGTTCCGTAACGTGTTCAAATTCAGGGGGAAAATTCCCAAAGGAGATGAAAAAGTCCGGCTTTGACGCCTTCATATTCACGGGCCGCTCCGAGAAGCCGGTATATCTCTGGGTTAGCAATGGAAAATATGAACTTCGCTCCGCAAGCCACTTGTGGGGTAAGACCGTGAACGAAACAACGGACATTTTAAATGGCGAAACATCACCCGAGGCAAAGGTTGCTTGCATCGGCCCTGCCGGTGAACGGCTTGTGCTCTTTGCCGCAGTGATGAATGACAAGGACAGGTCGGCTGCGCGCTCGGGTGTGGGGGCCGTGATGGGTTCAAAGAACCTGAAGGCCGTCGTGGTCCGCGGCGAAGGGGACATTTCCCTCTATGACGGGGAGGGATTCAATAAACTCCGAGCAGGAGCCCTTAGCAAATTCAAGGAGGCGAACAAGGATTCCCCGCCTGTGCTTCGCGTGTACGGCACTTCCTACGCAGTGGGCTCAAACCAGAAGGTTGGAATACTCCCCACAAAGAATTTTCAGCAGAGCATATGGGAGAAGTGGGAAAAGGTAAGCAGCCAGACCATGGTAGACAATTTCCTTGAAAAACCGAAATACTGTGCCGATTGCCCGATTGGCTGCGGCAGGGGAACAAGGGTTAAAGATCCTGAATTTGAGGGAGAGGGAGAGGGGCCCGAATACGAAACGATTTACGCTTTCGGTCCCGATTGCCTGAACGACAACCTTGCGGCAGTGATTAAGGCAAACTATATCTGTAATGACCTTGGAATGGATACAATTTCCATGGGCTCGGCCATTGCCTGCGCCATGGAACTCTATGACAGGGGGTATTTGCCGGAAAAAGATATTGGACAACCACTGAAATGGGGCGATGCGAAGGCCATTGTTGAATTCACCAGAAAAACCGGGTACAGGGAAGGTTTTGGGGATATACTGGCACAGGGCAGCTACAGGATGGCAGAGCAATACGGGCACCCCGAGCTTGCTATGGTATCAAAGAAACAGGATCTGGCCGGATACCATCCGCAGGGAATCCAGGGCATGGGGCTTGCCTATGCCACCTCGCCCATCGGAGCATCACATATGAGAGCCCAGACAGCCTACTTCGAGGTCTTCGGCGTGCCAACAATAGTTGATCCCCAGGAATGGAAAGGCAAGCCCAGGCTTGTTAAGATACATCAGGATATGTCATCAGTGATAGATTCCTCTGGGGTGTGCTACTTCTTTGCGATCCGCTATTACGTGCGGCCCGTGCTGGAGGTAACGCCCGAGGGGTTCTGCAACTTTCTGAATGCGGCTACCGGCGCAGGATACACGGTCGAGGAAGTTGAAAAGGCGGGCGAGCGGATTTTCAATGCCGAGAGGCAGTTCATGGTGAAGGCAGGCTTTTCGCGAAAGGATGATACGCTACCGGACCGCCTTCTAAAAGATCCAATGCCCGAGGGCCCGTCCAAAGGGCTTGTGGTTCACCTTGATGAAATGTTAAATGAGTATTACAAACTGCGGGGATGGGACCAGAACGGCATTCCCACAAAGGAAAAACTCAGGGAACTTGGGCTTGAGTAA
- a CDS encoding biotin synthase BioB has product MKDFCFKLKNKVLSGGEIYFEEALELIKLDGPQIFDLLACANWIRHTYKKGKIIFCSIVNAKCGGCSEDCAFCSQSVHYQTNINSYPLLSADEIVNSAKEAFKYGATEFSIVTSGRGVEEEKEISRLEETFSKFNETLQIPVCASLGFLDIDTALRFKKAGLENYHHNLETSESFFKNICSTHSYRESVETVRIAKKTGFRVCSGGIFGMGETLQQRVELAFTLRELDVDCIPMNFLNPIPGTPLENMPPMKPLEILKTIAVYRFILQQKDIIICGGREINLRDLQSFMFVAGANGTMLGNYLTTKGRAAQEDMQMIKDLELEATK; this is encoded by the coding sequence GTGAAAGACTTTTGCTTTAAATTAAAAAACAAAGTGCTCTCAGGAGGCGAAATCTACTTTGAGGAAGCACTGGAATTAATTAAACTGGACGGACCCCAAATCTTTGACCTTTTGGCTTGCGCCAACTGGATAAGGCATACATATAAAAAGGGAAAAATCATATTCTGCTCCATTGTCAATGCAAAATGCGGAGGATGTTCTGAGGACTGTGCATTTTGTTCCCAGTCTGTTCATTATCAGACAAATATTAATTCCTACCCTTTGCTTTCTGCTGATGAAATAGTTAACAGCGCAAAGGAGGCTTTTAAATATGGTGCTACGGAGTTTTCAATTGTAACAAGCGGGAGAGGCGTAGAAGAGGAAAAGGAGATATCGCGCCTTGAGGAAACTTTTTCTAAATTCAATGAAACCCTGCAAATCCCTGTGTGTGCTTCGCTTGGGTTTTTAGATATTGATACAGCTTTAAGGTTTAAAAAAGCAGGGCTTGAAAATTACCATCATAATCTTGAAACATCTGAAAGCTTTTTTAAGAATATCTGCTCAACCCATTCCTATAGAGAAAGCGTTGAAACAGTAAGGATTGCCAAAAAGACTGGCTTCAGGGTCTGTTCAGGAGGAATTTTTGGAATGGGAGAGACACTGCAACAAAGAGTTGAACTGGCTTTTACTTTAAGAGAGCTTGATGTTGACTGCATACCAATGAATTTTTTAAACCCGATTCCCGGAACACCTCTTGAAAACATGCCTCCAATGAAACCGCTTGAAATATTAAAGACCATTGCAGTTTATCGCTTTATTCTGCAGCAGAAGGATATAATCATCTGTGGGGGAAGGGAAATCAACCTGCGTGATTTGCAGTCTTTTATGTTTGTTGCAGGCGCTAACGGAACAATGCTTGGCAATTACCTGACAACAAAGGGAAGGGCAGCGCAAGAAGATATGCAGATGATTAAGGATTTAGAGCTTGAAGCGACAAAATGA